The Gossypium arboreum isolate Shixiya-1 chromosome 2, ASM2569848v2, whole genome shotgun sequence region TGACATATCAACGCTCCACAAACAATCCTCTCTTTCCATTCAAATGCACATCATTAATACTAAACCCTAAAATTTCAGTCTTCCATAAATATACGCATTCATAGGTAGTTCCAAGATATTTTTGTGTGAAGAAGACTCTGAACTCAAACAATGGGAAAGGGTTGGGCAGTGAAGGTGATGATGATGAGTTTGGTGGTGGTGGTTGGTGCGGGTGATGAGAGTGGGTTAGCCAAAGAGTGCAGCAAAGATTTACAGAGCGTGATGACTTGTTTGAGCTTTGCGCAAGGGAAGATGGAGAAACCTTCAAAGGAGTGTTGCAGTTCGGTTTCGAGTATAAAAGAAGAAGAACCAAAGTGTTTGTGTTATATTCTTCAGCAGACCCAGGCATCCGGGGCTCAGAATCTTAAGAGCTTAGGCGTTCAGCAAGATAAGCTTCTTCAACTTCCTTCTGCTTGCCAGTTGAAGAACGCTAGCGTCACTGACTGCCCAAGTAAGTAGTAACCTCTCTTTTCTCTCCTTTTGCTTTGATATGTAATAAAATTAGTGCATGTTGTGTTTGGAATGAATGAATAGAGCTTCTTGGATTAGCACCAAACTCACCAGACGCGGCTATATTTACAAATTCTTCCTCAACACCGACGACGCCATCCACCGGGACACCGTCAAGTGCTTCAGAGAATGCTGATAATAACTCCGGTGGAACAAAGTTAGAAACTGCTCACTTGGTTGGTTTCACGTTACTGGTTGCATCGGCATCATTTTTGTATGCACTCCCACCGGGATTGGCTTCCCTGTTTTAGGCGGTGTGCATGCATGGGATGGGAGTGAACTAAAAATGCTTGAAATTCCTTTTGTTTTCGTGTTTTGTTTCAGCTGCACCTGCAACATGATTTTACCATTCTTGTACTTACTTTCTTAACTTCAATCATCATATTTAGGGGAGATGTTAACTCTAGGTACTTgtttcatgattttttttttttaataataattcgACTTGGGTGATTGTTTGAATATTCTGATACTTAGTATATTAGTACATATTCTGCGATTTACGGTGGTTAATTATTTTCGGATTAATATGTTCTAAAtctctattttttatatttagattGAATGAATGTATAAACATATGTCATCCGTGattgagaaagaaaagaaaatggataTCAACTATAGTATTTTGTTGGATTTTACTatgatttttctaaattaaaatggttttagttcaatttattaatttataataaattcataatttttagaTAAGTTATACCTAATCACTCAATTatcataaattttcattttaataaaaaaattacccACTATGGGTATATTAGCCGATTGAATTCCAACGTGGTTGGCCAgatcatattttttattttctattttggatttgtataatatacatctctttttcttttttctttttgctaaTTTTAGTCACTAACATTTTACTATAAATCACTCTAAACCCTAGTCGCCGTTAGATCTACCGCCACCGTCGGAGTGTCAATCGGAGATCGCCGATCTATAGACTTCTGTCCCTATGGTTTAGATTTCCTTGAAAGATGCCCGAATCCTTCGAAAACCCAAGAAATGTTCGAAGCCAAAAATGCAAGTCGGCCGCTGGCAGCTGTCTGGTTGGCTTGGTTCCGAAGTGTGTTGCTCCTTTTGGTTGGAGCTACTCTTTCACTGTTCAGATCGTCAAACCACCTCCTAGATCTTGCTATTCGAACTTAAGATGCTTCATTTGTTTTTGCTTGTTTATTTCGTTTCTGACCTTTTTGGGGTTTTCAGTTTATGATTTGGGGCTTCCAAAACAAGGAGCTTCTTaggtgttttttttttcctttggttGTTGGTTAATTTAGGTTTTGGTCTGCAAGTTGTTTGGGTATAAGAATTATTAGGTTTTTTTAGTTGGGATGGTGGAGTATGGCAGTGGTTGACTTTAGGTGTAGAGTATGATAAAAGTTTTGAAGATGGAAATTGAGGGTTGAGGCAAGATTGAATGAGAGCGGAATGGTGGGTGTTGAAGGTGGAGCTGAGGGTGATTAATGATGGAGAAACGACTATGGAGGCAGTGTGTCGAGGTTGAGTATTAGTTGCTTGTACTCGGAGGATGgtggaaaattaaaaaaagaatgaTTTGGTGGGAAAAAAAAAGCTGATTTGGCCAGCCCGTTGGTATTCCGTTTGTCAATAGAATCATAGTAaccaaaatgaaaacaaaacTAAACATGGGTGTTAAATTGTAAACTTCTTTTTTGGTTGCAATTTACCCCTccctttaaataaaattaaaatccaCCTTGATGAAATTGGATTTGGGTCTGCCCAATGACTTTGATATTCGGCTCAATTcttgaggaaaaaaaaaaactattagaCATTAACCATAACGTTTTCAAAACTAATTCAAACCCAACAATTATCATACGATTTCGAGGCTGACATTAGGCCCGTGAAGCCAGAACACTGAACAGTGAACACACTTGTCTGGACAAGAACTGCCTCACATGCCGATACCACAAAGACACCACCGCTACACATGATTGaaggcattaaaaatatattgcTATACTCATAATTTTACTAATAATCTGTTCTGAACCTCTACATACCGCATTCCAGTCCCAGAGTGCAAACTACAATTACCATACCCATTTTGGAGTGTTGGGaccttttctaccaattttttgttttctattATATTTTCCTTTATAACTAACGCAGCAAGTTTAAAatttgaagaaagaaaaagagcaaAGGACTAGAGGTGAAGCCCACCCAAGTCCAGTCTATAATGCTATCCTAGTACCCACCATCCACACACAAAGACAGACAGGCTCCTAGAGAATTAGACTCCCAACCTTTTCATACAACTTCACCATTTCTCCTTGTAAGTTTCCTTTGCTTTTTGTAAAGAATAAAATTAGTTAGATATATTAGCTGAGGTATATATAGTGTATACATACGATATAAAGTTATGAACCAAGTCTATCTTACGGACTGCTGCAGAATATGTCTATCtaatctaaacaaataaaatccaTAAACCAAGATAACCCAAACTAGGTGCCTTCTCAAAACTTGCGAGGCaggaaataataaagaaacaaacacGAGATCAACGTAAGAGATGGCATTGGTTGGATTTAAACCCACTTTTCGTAATATGCGTATAAAGGTATAAACTGTCATTCCCTACCCATCATATTTGTTTCCTTGTTGGCCAAATTTGTAGTTGCACCTATCTACCATGGCCTCCACAGGCAGCAGAGAGCACCTTTCCAGTTCCTCCGCCTGCTTGCTCATTCTCGTTTAACAAAAGAACTTCTGCAAAGCTCTTGGACATTTTCTTCACGATATCATTAGGGAGTGAGACGAGGTTTGATGCTTCACACACTAAATCATCGGAAGCCACTAGGCTAGTTAGCTGCCTGGCCTTCCTTTCCTGCATTGCTTTTTGCCGCTCTTCGTAAAAATAAAAGTCATCAAGGATTGAAGAATGACTTTCATAATTCTTGAAAATGTTTATCATCTCAATGCCCTGTTCAAACTCCACCTGCAAATATTATTTGATGCAGCAGCTTCAGATACCATTCAATCGCGTTGCAATGAAAGACAAGAAAGATTATACCTTACTTGATGTAACCACACTCAGACAAAATAAGTACAATGGTGCAGAAACTGGATTCATAGGAAGGACGCATCATCAGGTCTTACATATCAGCAATGCATGTGCGACTTTGCTTGCATGCTCAATACCTCTTACATGACAAGTTGATGTTAATGCAATGCATGCCAATTCACAAATTCAAATGGAAACAAGGTTGGTTATCTTCTAGCTCTGTAATGTACATTGTCTCATTGAGTTTATCCAGTTATACATCTTACATTTCAACAAAAATCGTAAGTACACCCAAGTATCTacttgagagaaaaaaaaaaaaaaaaacaagtgagCACTGGAATTGTAGACTAGTTTCATGTTAGCTTTGGTCAAATAGAATTCAATTATGGACTAACACAATCACCTCATTAGCTCTAGTTAAAATAACCAAGATGAAACTAATATATGAATGCAACCGGACACACCAAAAATCTGATCAGCAAGCAAAAGTGACCATACAGTGTCAACTTCAAATGCATCCTTACCTCTTGAGTATCTCTACTGTTAGTAACAGGCTTGTTGTCATTACTTTTTAGTAGAATGTGGCGGAACTGACTATTGGGGACATCTTTAATAATGTGCCACTTTACAGGGAATTGCCCAGACCACTTATTCTGAAGCCAATAATCCACACTTTTATCAAAGTCAACAGGTCCCACCATCTCAGCCACTCCACAAAACTGAGCGCTAGCATTGACCTGCATGCATAACATATGAACAACTAAGTTAATTTCATTTTCTCATTCGTGGTCTCTACTTACAAATAAACTAGAAGGAAAGTACATGTATAACGTACTAGGGATTTCAGCTACTAGTTCATAATCATTACCGCTTACTGAATTCTATCTATCAACTATTTTAGTAAGTTAAATTGAAGGGTTAATGTATTTTTTGGCCCCTGAACTTGACATTTTGGTCCAGTTTGGTACTGGTACTTCTTTTATCCACTTTGGCACCTGAACTTAGAttatgtaaaagtatgatttcatGGCACTTTGAGATTGTGCacagcatcacctgaaaataaaataattatatgaaatctaaaaagtaaaaaattaaaaaagtttcAGGTGATAACATGACACAATCTCATAGTGCCATGTCATCACACTTACAAAATCCAAAATTGGGGACTAAATGGGAAAAGCTGTCAAGTTCAGGTAACAAAGTTGACAAAAATACAAGTATCAAAGTGGATCTATATCAAGTTTATGGACCAAAATTTACATTAACCCTAAATTAAATGACAGCATcattttttgtttttcatttttcctCTCCAACATCAGGAATTCAATATAAGGTAGATTACCGAAAATAAGAGAAAGACAGGGCATGTTCCTTGTTTAGCTTTTGCCTCATGATAAGCAGTATCTAATTTTTTGTTGCCAATAGGAGTGCTTGCCCAGACACCATACTTAATGCTCTTGTGAACATTATCTTCACTATAAGATTTTATCACAAAGAACTTGGCACCCTCATAATCAGTGACAAAATTCTGTCGGTTGTAGGATCCATTGGTAATGCCATTAATTGTGCCATTCTTGCTGCTATCAACAATAAAACCCTTCGTAGTTATCTGTGTTTTCGGCTTAAATGCCCTAGGTCCCCTATTACGCTCACTTAGTGTATCAAGCGTTACAGTACAACTGCAGGAGAAGTCATTGCAGCTCCCTCCTTGTCTTGCTTCAGCAAGCGTAGGCCAGTTATGACCACTTATTCCTAAACTATTAGTAGAGACACTGCCATGACAAGAACGTTGATCACTTTTGCTACCACTGTAGCCTCTAGAGCTGGAGCTAGTACAACCAAACCCATTAAATGGCCCTTTTTGAAAAGAAACCTGCAGGTGATTTAACTGTTAGGTAATAAACTAGAATCAATCAGTTGAACTGTATCAATTTCACAGCTAATGAACTAGAGACATCTCAGGATTACAATCTAATGATAAATCAAAGATGCAAACCAAAATCATGAAGTCACATTCTTCAACATAAAACACAATCATGTGATGCAACACAAGGATTAGCAAATTAGCTACCATTTGAGCTACAATTCCAAGAGGCACTAATATAAGTTCCTCAATCTTTTTTGAgcttgaatggacggaaaaaaaaagaaaaaaaaaaggtaaaagctTAAGCAGATGCCGCTCAGGAGAAATGATGCATGCTTTACACGAGTTGATCCATTGAAAGCTTAAGCAAATGCTGCTCAGGAGAAATGATGCATGACGCATGATTTACACATGTTCATCTGGGAACTCCAAAGTTCATGCTATCAACTTGATGTAAGTTCTTTCATTTCCTTTTGCCAGAAAGCAAATGACAAAAAGCTGAATTGAGATTTTAAGGCCAAAATGAAAAAGGTCACATGAAAGGTGAACCTATTTCAAGAATCTGAAATTAGCAACAACAAAATACATCCCTGAAATTTAGAATAGAGTACCTATGcttctattttcaattcaatgAAACTAATCAGATAAAAATATTCCATTTATAGACAGGCTACCCGCCTCTACTGACCTAGCATCTTGCAGGATTTACTTACCTGTTAGGGTCTTGGTTATCGATCCTACCATGATCATTTAGCAACTAGCCAATTTAAAAAGAGGAAATAGATGCCAAGGGTGGCAAAAACAAAATAGGACCAACAAAACCAAATACCATAAAAGCTCTCGTTTTCTCGGGCACCACTGCCATGCCTCCTGACTTTCTCCACTCTCTACAGCCATGCTAGCACCTGACTTTCTTCTTCTCAACAAGTCAAAGCAAAGTCAGATGCTACCAAATACTGACAACTACAAGAATGGCAGAAAACTGAAATTGACGGCAGTTTACTGAAAAAACTCAATGGAGAACTTAAGGCTTCGTGTCTATATAATTACACAATATGATTAAGCATGAAACAATTTATTGCAAGAAAATATTAGAGAATGCAAAATCAACAGAGTTGTGTAGTAATGCTAGATGGtgaaagagagagagagggagGAGAAAAGATAGTGATATTGTTGGCTAGACTAAGATAGTTTAAGGTGGGAAGTGGTGCCTGTTTTGGTGAGAATAGAGTATTTGTGCCTTCAAATTTGCTTTGATCTTAAAcatttttttagttaaaattgCTGGACAGCTCTAGGAGTTGAGCTTAGATTTGTGTTCTTTCCTTGATCACCTTAAAAGTTGGTATTTATACCAGCCAATTGCATTATTAATACAAGAACCACTTTCTATGGCGGGTGCCAATTAAGCCAACTTAAGAGTTGAATTAATCAAACAAGACTAAAGTTCAATGACCTCTTTAACACCTCCACTCCACCCCtaaagagaaagagagagaggggAGAAGCTCTATAACCATTCTTAGCTGCAAGCCCAACTCCAATCATGATATAGCTTTTCCTTTTGCCAAAAATACTTGCTAGGAAATATGGAATTTATGTTTCCAAATTTTCAATGGCCATCTAatctgaaaaataaaagaaaataaaaaggctaGCTTCCCATCTACCTAAAATATGTGATAGGAAAAGAACTAACCATTGCAGGGTCGTTTGAAGAAAACTCTAGTGAACCAACCCGTTTTGGAGAAGCTGGTGCATATGAGGGACGAAACAGAGAACTCTTCCCACTAAAAGGCTTTGACCAGTCTGAGCAGAATCCACCAACCGCAAAACCATCAGACCCTTGGTATGAAGAGCAAAGACTGCTGGAGCTTCCAAAGAAGTTTCTTCCTCCATCAAATGATCCTGACTGAGGAAGGTAATTGGTTCCCAGCCCAAATCTTTTTCCAACCAATTGTTGCTCAATATTTACAGGACACTCTAAATGAGAAAACTGGGCCTTTGAAGTAACATGTGGAATATTTCGGGAAACTGATGGCTGGTGATAAGATGAATCTATGGTGATGAAATGCCTTGCATTGGACAGCCCGATAGGATCCCCAACAGGAGGCAGATAAGATGAAACCGGAGCATAAGCTCTTTGTTGCATTTGTGGACTATGCCCAAGACCATGAAACCCAAGAGATGCAGTTTCATTGTAAATGTCCTGGGTAAGGTAAACAAAAGTAACGCCTTTGTAAGACATATTCatagaaggaaagaaaataacaAATAGTAATAATAGTAAATGAAACAAATAGTAATT contains the following coding sequences:
- the LOC108458181 gene encoding YTH domain-containing protein ECT2-like isoform X2, which codes for MPMAHQTSDRMTSTDSAEVFNVMVLDSNILSNPNALTNKDLIAVGSLRDGSSHQSGFMPSVVESTTTYLPNAYSPEAQFHQEAHKQSSLLPYVNAEGLDNGFHDIYNETASLGFHGLGHSPQMQQRAYAPVSSYLPPVGDPIGLSNARHFITIDSSYHQPSVSRNIPHVTSKAQFSHLECPVNIEQQLVGKRFGLGTNYLPQSGSFDGGRNFFGSSSSLCSSYQGSDGFAVGGFCSDWSKPFSGKSSLFRPSYAPASPKRVGSLEFSSNDPAMVSFQKGPFNGFGCTSSSSRGYSGSKSDQRSCHGSVSTNSLGISGHNWPTLAEARQGGSCNDFSCSCTVTLDTLSERNRGPRAFKPKTQITTKGFIVDSSKNGTINGITNGSYNRQNFVTDYEGAKFFVIKSYSEDNVHKSIKYGVWASTPIGNKKLDTAYHEAKAKQGTCPVFLLFSVNASAQFCGVAEMVGPVDFDKSVDYWLQNKWSGQFPVKWHIIKDVPNSQFRHILLKSNDNKPVTNSRDTQEVEFEQGIEMINIFKNYESHSSILDDFYFYEERQKAMQERKARQLTSLVASDDLVCEASNLVSLPNDIVKKMSKSFAEVLLLNENEQAGGGTGKVLSAACGGHGR
- the LOC108459346 gene encoding non-specific lipid transfer protein GPI-anchored 1 isoform X1; this encodes MGKGWAVKVMMMSLVVVVGAGDESGLAKECSKDLQSVMTCLSFAQGKMEKPSKECCSSVSSIKEEEPKCLCYILQQTQASGAQNLKSLGVQQDKLLQLPSACQLKNASVTDCPKLLGLAPNSPDAAIFTNSSSTPTTPSTGTPSSASENADNNSGGTKLETAHLVGFTLLVASASFLYALPPGLASLF
- the LOC108458181 gene encoding YTH domain-containing protein ECT4-like isoform X1, with the translated sequence MPMAHQTSDRMTSTDSAEVFNVMVLDSNILSNPNALTNKDLIAVGSLRDGSSHQSGFMPSVVESTTTYLPNAYSPEAQFHQEDSTEGDSKLDVRHDMQFYGLRLLRQLVSTVVAGRISFLYGTLCSFLLCSLLMKFSLCFWNAAHKQSSLLPYVNAEGLDNGFHDIYNETASLGFHGLGHSPQMQQRAYAPVSSYLPPVGDPIGLSNARHFITIDSSYHQPSVSRNIPHVTSKAQFSHLECPVNIEQQLVGKRFGLGTNYLPQSGSFDGGRNFFGSSSSLCSSYQGSDGFAVGGFCSDWSKPFSGKSSLFRPSYAPASPKRVGSLEFSSNDPAMVSFQKGPFNGFGCTSSSSRGYSGSKSDQRSCHGSVSTNSLGISGHNWPTLAEARQGGSCNDFSCSCTVTLDTLSERNRGPRAFKPKTQITTKGFIVDSSKNGTINGITNGSYNRQNFVTDYEGAKFFVIKSYSEDNVHKSIKYGVWASTPIGNKKLDTAYHEAKAKQGTCPVFLLFSVNASAQFCGVAEMVGPVDFDKSVDYWLQNKWSGQFPVKWHIIKDVPNSQFRHILLKSNDNKPVTNSRDTQEVEFEQGIEMINIFKNYESHSSILDDFYFYEERQKAMQERKARQLTSLVASDDLVCEASNLVSLPNDIVKKMSKSFAEVLLLNENEQAGGGTGKVLSAACGGHGR
- the LOC108459346 gene encoding non-specific lipid transfer protein GPI-anchored 1 isoform X2, producing the protein MGKGWAVKVMMMSLVVVVGAGDESGLAKECSKDLQSVMTCLSFAQGKMEKPSKECCSSVSSIKEEEPKCLCYILQQTQASGAQNLKSLGVQQDKLLQLPSACQLKNASVTDCPTPNSPDAAIFTNSSSTPTTPSTGTPSSASENADNNSGGTKLETAHLVGFTLLVASASFLYALPPGLASLF